GGGGATACAGCGGCCACAGGCCGGGACAAAGGAAAACACGACGTGGTCGTCCGGTTTCAGGTCCTGCACGCCGGGGCCGACCTCCCGGACGATGCCGGCCGCCTCATGCCCCAAGACCATCGGCATGGGCCGAGGCCGGGAACCGTCGACGACCGAGAGGTCCGAGTGACAAATCCCGGCGGCGGCGACCTCGACGAGGACCTGCCCGGGACCGGGTCCCTCCAATTCGACTTCCTCGATGACGAGGGGCTGGGACACCCGGTAAGGTGGTGGCTTGCCCATCTCGTACAAGACGGCAGCAACCGTCTTCATTCGAAAGCTCCTCGTAGCGAATAGCGAGTAGGGAGTGGCGACAGTTCCCGTTCGCCACTCGCTATCCGCCCTTCCGCAAACCACCCCTATCTTGCATCCCGCATCGACACACCATCCATGGGCCTCCGGTACCGGCAGGACCGAAGCCCTACGCCCCCAGCCGGATGGCGACCATCTGGATGTTCGTCATCTCCTCGATGGCGTATCGGACGCCCTCTCGACCGATGCCGCTCCGGCGGTTGCCGCCGTAGGGCATGTGGTCGGCCCGAAACGTCGGGGCGTCGTTGATGATGACGCCCCCGAAGTTCAGCCGGCGGATGGCCTGAAAGACCCGCTGGATGTCCCGCGTAAAGACGGCGGCCTGCAGACCGTATTCCGTCGCATCGGCCTGGCGGAGGGCTTCCTCGAAGTCGTCGTACTCGATGACGTTGGCGATAGGGGCAAAGGCCTCTTTGGCGACGACCTTCATCTGGGGCTTCACGTTCACCAGGACCGTCGGCCAGTAGACGGGGCCTTCCCGTCGGCCGCCCGTGACGACCTGAGCGCCCGCCTGCGTCGCCTCGGTGACCCAGGCCTCGATCCGTCGGGCCTCCCGCTCGTCGATCATCGGCCCGACGTCGACCCGCTCGTCCAGGGGGTCGCCGACGACCATCGACTCCGTCTCCCGGACGAACCGCTCCAGGAAGGAGTCGTAGACCGGCCGCTCGGCATAGACCCGTTGGACCGAAAGGCAGACTTGACCCGAGTTGTAGTAGGCCCCGACGGCACACCGCCGGGCCGCCCACGCCAGGTCGGCGTCCGGGGCGATGATGACCGGGGACGTGTTGCCCAGTTCGAGGGTGACCTTCTTGATGCCGGCGATCTGCGTGATGCGTTCTCCGACGTCGGGGCTCCCCGTAAAGGTCACTTTTGCCACGCGGGGGTCCCGCACGAGCCATTCCCCGACCGTGTGGCCCGGTCCGACGACGAGGTTGATGGCCCCCGGCGGGAGGCCCGCCTCTTCCAGGACCCGGCATAGCAGGACCGACGTCAGGGGCGTCGAGCTGGCCGGCTTCAGGACCAAGGCGTTGCCCGCCGCAATCGCCGGGGCGACCTTGTGGGCGACCAGGTTCAGGGGGAAGTTGAAGGGCGTGATGGCCGCCACGACGCCGACGGGCCGCCGGACGTAAAACCCGAAGTAGCCCTCGCCAGCCGGGACGGCGTCCAGGGGGACGGTCTCGCCGTGAATCCGCCGGGCCTCCTCGGCGGCGATCGTGAACGTCGTGACGGCCCGGTCGACCTCGACACGGGCCCACTTCAGGGCCTTCCCCGCCTCGGCCGCGATCGTCCGGGCGAACTCGTCCCGCCGTTCTCGGATGAGGGCCGCCGTCCGACTCAGGATCTCCGACCGCTTGTAAGCCGGGAGCTCGGCCATGACGGGAGCGGCCCGCTGGGCGGCGGCGATGGCCGCATCGACGTCGTCCTCCCGGGCCATCGGGACCGTCCCGATGACCTCCCCGCTGTACTTATTCCGGACCTCCAGGGGCGGCCCGCCGGAGACCCACTGGCCCCCGATATAGAGCTTCGCTTCTCCGAATTCAAACCGAATGGCCATGGCGGTGACTTCTCCATTAGCAGAGCCGTTCGGGAGGTGACAAGTGAGATGGAGAGCGGAAAGGGCACCTCCGCGAAAGCATGATGTTTCAGGCAGTCGGCAGATGGGCAGTCGGCAGGTGGGCAGTCGGCAGATAGGCAGATGGGCAGGTCGGGCGACGGGCGTCTATCCTCGGAACACCGGCCGTCCTGCGGGCGTCATTCTCATGAACCGCCCGTCATGGCCGGGTCGATCCCCTCTGAACACCGCCAGGGATGGCGGTGTCCATCCCCTCTGAACATCGCCAGTAATGGCGGTGGCATCCTTAACAAGCTTGAAACATCGAGATCGCCGGGCCACCGTTTTCCCTTATGGGAGCACCATTTCTCCCAACCGAACGGTTCTGTTAGCAGAGCGGTTCGGGAGGTAAGAAGTGCGATGGGAAGCGGAAAGGGCACCTCCACGAAAGCACGATTTTTCAAGCAGTCGGCCGATGGGCCGGTGGGCAGTCGGCAGGTCGGCCGGTGGGCCGGTCGGCCGACCTGCCTATCGGCCGACTTGCCCATCTGCCGAATGTTTGAAACATCGTGCTTCCCGGGAGATGGGAGAGATTGTTCTGACGCCATTCTCATGATCCGAACGGTTCTGTTAGATTAAGCAGCCGTAGAGTAACCAGGCCATAAGGCCCGGCCCGCTAAGGCGATCGGCCGATGGGTCGATCGCTGACCACCGAGACGCAGAAAACGCAGGCGCTACCGATGGGATTTCCAGCTCTCCAGCTTCCCCTTTCTCTGCCTCCTCGGCGTCTCTGCGGTACATGTATACCCGAGGCTTGCCGCCAGCCCCGGCCGGCTCACCCGTGTCCGGTAGGGGCCGGGAAATCCGGCCCCCCGGTTAAGTTTATAGGACCGAATCATCGGATGGCGACCGCCGTCGCCCACGTCTGACCGGAGCCCTTCACCCGCAGGATGGACAAGACGATCATGAACTCATAAGCCTTGTCCCGAACCAGCTCTTCCGTGACCGCGTTCTCGAAAAGCATGATGCCATTCTTGGTGATCAGCTCCTGGTGAGGTGCAAAGGCCGTACCCTCCGGCCCCGGGACGGCATCGATGCCCCAGGTGTCGGCCCCGAGGACGGCGATCCGCCGCTGGACAAACCACTTGGCGGCGTCCATGTAGATGCCCGGTTCGCTACTGATCCACCGCTTCGGGTCCTTGTCCAGGACCTTCATCCACCCCGTGTGGAGGAGAACGACGTCGCCCGGACCGATGCGGATGTTCCCCTGGCGCTTGATAGCCGCCTCGATGTCGGCGACCGTGATGACATAGTTGTCAGGCTGTAGGACATCGACGCCCTTCAGGCCGGCGATGTCCAGGAGGACGCCCCGGGTCACGATGGGCTTGAGTTTGTCACAGCTATTCATCTTTAAGCCCGTCGGCGTGAAGATGTCCCGCCAGGGCCGGCCGTTGTACCACCGGTCGTTTAGGCCGATGTGGCCGAGGCAGTCAAGCTGACTGAAGGAGCCGAGCCAACCGAAGACGACCTCTTCGGACCACTGGAGCTTGTTAGCCCCCAGGTAACCGACGACCGAGTGATAGGGCATGTGCATGCTGAAGGTCCGCGGTGCAAAGGCCGGGACGCCTTCCCGCAGGACCATCGAAAGGTGATAGGCTTTGCCCTCCTTGATGAGGGCGGCGGCTTCCTTGACCTTGGTGGGTGTGATCTCGTTCAAGGCGCCCTGTTCGTCGTCGGCACCATACCGACTGGGCCACCACTTTTCCTCCTGGCCGATGCTCAGGCCGACGAGGGCCACGACGCCGATGAAGCCGGCGAGGGCCAGGAGGCCTTTCCTGGCACGAAGGTTCAAGGCTTTCATGGTCACCCTCCCATCATGGGTATTATCATGGGTATTAAAGTTAACAGATTCAGTATTGGGCGTTCGGAGCAAGGTCCTGGAACGACCGAATGCTCCCTTCTCTACCGAGCATATCCGAACCGCCCAGCCGTCGGGACTTCGTCTCCGACGATCGGGACAGGGGCCCTCACGCCGGTCCCCATTGCACTCTAAGAGGGCCCGGCGTCGAGGGCCCGAGGACGGTTGGAGTTTGGGCTTTAGAACGAGTAACCCAGGTGGATCCGAAAGTCCAGATGGGACTGGGCCGGACCGTTTTTGCCGGACAGGGTAAAGCCGTGCGGATACCACTCGTCCTGCAGGCCGACGAGGACCCAGGTGAGGAAGAACTTCCCGTAAGACAGGGTCACCGACGGAAGCAAGCACCACTGATGGCCATCCGTGTTAGGCTCTTCACGGCCATTGACCTTAAGGGGACCAAACCCGCGGCGGCGGACCTGCAGGTCGACTGTCAGACTCGTCTTCTCCCCGATGGGATAGCTGTACGTGACGCCGACCGTAGGGATGGTTAAGTCGCCGGGGTCGACCTCATCCTCGCCGTCTTGGTGGACCAGGGTCATGATGTAGTAGGCACCGCCATAGACGGTCAGCGAGCCTTTCGGAAGGCTGAAGGGGTACTTCACGGTACCGTTCAGGATGATTTCGTCACTCTGGTTCGTCGCCGAGATCCGCCCCGGCTCGACGGGCCGCGGCGCGAGGTCGAAGACGTAAGCCCCCGAGAGGTTGAAGTACTTAGTACTCAGGGTCCCATACGTCCAGAACCAGAAGG
Above is a window of bacterium HR11 DNA encoding:
- the gabD gene encoding Succinate-semialdehyde dehydrogenase [NADP(+)] GabD, translating into MAIRFEFGEAKLYIGGQWVSGGPPLEVRNKYSGEVIGTVPMAREDDVDAAIAAAQRAAPVMAELPAYKRSEILSRTAALIRERRDEFARTIAAEAGKALKWARVEVDRAVTTFTIAAEEARRIHGETVPLDAVPAGEGYFGFYVRRPVGVVAAITPFNFPLNLVAHKVAPAIAAGNALVLKPASSTPLTSVLLCRVLEEAGLPPGAINLVVGPGHTVGEWLVRDPRVAKVTFTGSPDVGERITQIAGIKKVTLELGNTSPVIIAPDADLAWAARRCAVGAYYNSGQVCLSVQRVYAERPVYDSFLERFVRETESMVVGDPLDERVDVGPMIDEREARRIEAWVTEATQAGAQVVTGGRREGPVYWPTVLVNVKPQMKVVAKEAFAPIANVIEYDDFEEALRQADATEYGLQAAVFTRDIQRVFQAIRRLNFGGVIINDAPTFRADHMPYGGNRRSGIGREGVRYAIEEMTNIQMVAIRLGA